A stretch of the Bradyrhizobium arachidis genome encodes the following:
- a CDS encoding peptidase M15, which yields MNPRQLSLIPVALARTSVLGACIVGWIGSFGSAAVETTGATAIADISVPASSSPSETTATGHRYGRLIEMAMANVSATNIVTTNPRAANKAAAPVIEDIASFEMLPADAPIVQAAMAAPSEIPPPDAPPVQVALASPSEMLLPETPSVQTDIANTPEQEASETREAVKEAVSSLEIVDECLVVEPCIDRYLWALYQRTPKEDTIKERDQRKVAVKRKGKTVMVTRTFTKLVDQDFTWKDPKAADRSGMSMMDYVIGGMDRSFKLKLYHVLHAAEAAGLSPGITSAFRDDYRQSIASGLKAASNRSYHGGSLRGGYGHGLAADIVSVDGRNRAQRWVSTEKLWKWVDANGKAYGIGRPYLDRDPPHVGPIDGQEYASRRGGAKVAHATADAKKTKRVTARDHRAPAKPAKAAGLSKVKTS from the coding sequence ATGAACCCGCGGCAACTCTCGCTGATCCCGGTCGCCCTCGCCCGGACCTCTGTTCTCGGCGCCTGCATTGTCGGCTGGATCGGAAGCTTCGGTTCGGCTGCAGTCGAGACCACCGGCGCAACTGCTATCGCGGACATCAGCGTACCTGCCTCCTCCTCCCCTTCCGAAACGACCGCAACGGGCCATCGCTATGGCCGTCTGATCGAGATGGCGATGGCGAACGTATCAGCCACGAACATCGTCACCACCAACCCGCGCGCTGCCAACAAGGCAGCAGCACCCGTCATCGAGGACATCGCTTCCTTCGAAATGCTGCCGGCCGACGCCCCGATCGTACAAGCCGCTATGGCCGCTCCATCCGAAATTCCGCCGCCCGATGCGCCGCCGGTGCAGGTCGCGCTGGCAAGTCCATCGGAGATGCTGCTGCCGGAAACTCCTTCCGTGCAGACCGACATCGCGAACACGCCGGAGCAGGAAGCGAGCGAGACCCGGGAAGCCGTGAAGGAGGCCGTGAGCTCGCTCGAGATCGTCGACGAATGCCTCGTCGTCGAGCCCTGCATCGATCGCTATCTGTGGGCGCTCTATCAGCGCACGCCCAAGGAGGACACGATCAAGGAGCGCGACCAGCGCAAGGTGGCGGTCAAGCGCAAGGGCAAGACGGTGATGGTCACCCGGACCTTCACAAAGCTCGTCGACCAGGACTTTACCTGGAAGGATCCGAAGGCGGCCGATCGCTCGGGCATGTCGATGATGGACTATGTGATCGGCGGCATGGACCGCAGCTTCAAGCTGAAACTGTACCACGTGCTCCATGCGGCGGAAGCGGCCGGCCTGTCGCCCGGCATCACCAGCGCGTTCCGTGACGACTACCGGCAGTCGATCGCCAGCGGCCTGAAGGCCGCCAGCAACCGGTCGTACCATGGCGGCAGCCTGCGCGGCGGCTACGGCCATGGGCTCGCGGCGGACATCGTCAGCGTCGACGGCAGGAATCGCGCGCAGCGCTGGGTGTCGACCGAAAAGCTCTGGAAATGGGTCGACGCCAACGGCAAGGCGTATGGAATCGGACGTCCCTATCTCGATCGCGACCCGCCACATGTCGGCCCGATCGACGGCCAGGAATATGCGTCCCGCCGCGGCGGCGCGAAGGTGGCGCACGCGACCGCGGACGCGAAGAAGACGAAGCGCGTGACGGCGCGGGACCATCGCGCGCCGGCAAAACCCGCGAAAGCCGCAGGGCTGTCGAAGGTGAAGACGAGCTGA
- a CDS encoding GntP family permease, with protein sequence MGLLGILIGLALLVLFAFRGWSVLLLAPFAALVAALFGGEPLLAHLTQVFMASAAGFLAQFFPIFLLGAVFGKLMDDSGAVRSAAGFMAQRLGERRVVLAVVLAGALVTYGGVSLFVAFFVIVPMAQSLFREAGIPRRLIPAAIVLGTSTFTMSALPGTPSIQNAIPMPFFGTTPFAAPGLGIIASFIMLGVGLWWLRRAETAARRAGENYGDETHGAAERAADDELVRERATTAREFDPAEIRHGRRSEAPAPVANAILPLAVVVIVNLVMSLLVLPRLDVSYLAEQRFGGTSLAAVAGVWSVAVALAAAIVATIVLNWTRLASLRQTMDAGANASVLPAFSVASLVGFGAVIAALPAFSTVRDWVLSIEGGPLVSLAVATNILAALTGSASGGLTIALDALGQTYVDIASRTGIELALMHRVAVIGSGTLDILPHNGAVVSLLSICGLTHRESYFDIVMVGIVTSLLALVAVIALGSVLGSF encoded by the coding sequence ATGGGCCTGCTCGGCATTCTCATCGGGCTCGCTCTCCTCGTCCTGTTCGCCTTCCGCGGCTGGAGCGTCCTGCTGCTCGCGCCGTTCGCGGCGCTCGTCGCTGCGCTGTTCGGGGGCGAGCCGCTGCTGGCGCACCTCACCCAGGTGTTCATGGCGAGCGCGGCCGGATTCCTCGCGCAGTTCTTCCCGATCTTCCTGTTAGGCGCCGTGTTCGGCAAGCTGATGGACGACAGCGGCGCCGTCAGGTCCGCGGCGGGGTTCATGGCACAGCGTCTCGGCGAGCGGCGGGTGGTTCTCGCGGTCGTGCTGGCGGGCGCGCTCGTCACCTATGGCGGCGTCAGCCTGTTCGTCGCGTTCTTCGTCATCGTGCCGATGGCCCAGTCGCTGTTTCGCGAAGCCGGCATTCCGCGCCGGCTAATTCCGGCGGCGATCGTGCTGGGCACGTCGACCTTCACCATGTCGGCGCTACCGGGCACGCCGTCGATCCAGAACGCCATCCCGATGCCGTTCTTTGGCACGACGCCCTTTGCGGCGCCAGGGCTCGGCATCATCGCTTCCTTCATCATGCTCGGCGTCGGACTATGGTGGCTGCGGCGCGCCGAGACTGCCGCCCGCCGCGCCGGCGAAAATTATGGAGACGAGACGCACGGTGCGGCCGAACGCGCGGCCGACGACGAGCTGGTGCGCGAACGCGCGACCACCGCGCGCGAGTTCGATCCGGCGGAGATCCGGCACGGACGTCGCAGCGAGGCGCCGGCTCCGGTGGCAAATGCGATCTTGCCTCTGGCCGTCGTCGTCATCGTCAATCTCGTGATGTCGCTCCTGGTACTGCCGCGGCTCGACGTCTCCTATCTTGCCGAGCAGCGGTTTGGCGGCACGTCGCTGGCTGCGGTCGCAGGCGTTTGGTCGGTCGCGGTGGCGCTCGCAGCGGCGATCGTCGCCACCATCGTGCTCAACTGGACGAGGCTTGCCTCGCTGCGGCAGACCATGGATGCCGGCGCCAACGCGTCGGTCCTGCCGGCGTTCAGCGTCGCAAGCCTGGTCGGATTCGGCGCGGTCATCGCCGCGCTGCCGGCCTTTTCGACGGTGCGCGACTGGGTGCTGTCGATCGAAGGCGGTCCGCTGGTGTCGCTCGCGGTTGCGACCAACATCCTCGCCGCACTGACCGGATCGGCGTCCGGCGGCCTGACGATCGCACTCGACGCGCTGGGCCAGACCTATGTGGACATCGCTTCGCGGACCGGCATCGAGCTTGCGCTGATGCATCGCGTCGCGGTGATCGGCTCGGGCACGCTCGATATCCTGCCGCATAACGGCGCGGTGGTCAGCCTGCTCTCGATCTGCGGATTGACGCACCGCGAAAGCTATTTCGATATCGTGATGGTCGGAATCGTCACCTCGCTTCTGGCCCTGGTTGCCGTGATCGCGCTGGGCAGCGTGCTGGGATCGTTCTGA
- a CDS encoding rhodanese-like domain-containing protein, with translation MTLPTVTPADIRRALLLREEIALLDLRHEAQFATGHPLFSANMASGRIALEAEARLPRKDVPIVLYDDGEGLVAPAADRFEALGYTNISALAGGLTAWRAAGYEVFEDVNSYAKAFGELVEARRHTPSFSADEVAGLIADKANIAILDVRRFDEYATMNIPGSVSVPGAELVLRAGIAAPDPDTTIIVNCAGRTRSIIGTQSLINAGVPNKVRALRNGTIGWTLARHELDHGSARRGGIGPFDGAEANARDVAYRAGVRHIGADAMQALSAQGGRTLYRFDVRDAEEYARGHLAGFRHYAGGQLVQEIDMAAPVRGARIVLTDDRRVRADMTASWLAQMGWEVYVLEGGYDGALEVGPPIVLPKPDPAHRYRRPYEGTDVAERAMQAYLDWEYGLVEQLRRDGTHGFFVI, from the coding sequence ATGACTCTTCCGACCGTCACCCCCGCCGACATCCGCCGCGCGCTGCTGCTGCGCGAGGAGATCGCGCTGCTTGATCTCAGGCATGAGGCTCAATTCGCCACGGGACATCCGCTGTTCTCAGCCAACATGGCATCGGGACGGATCGCACTCGAAGCCGAGGCGCGGCTGCCGCGCAAGGACGTGCCGATCGTGCTGTATGACGACGGCGAAGGATTGGTTGCGCCGGCGGCCGACCGCTTCGAGGCGCTGGGCTACACCAACATCAGCGCACTTGCCGGCGGGCTCACGGCCTGGCGCGCGGCCGGCTACGAAGTCTTCGAGGACGTCAATTCCTACGCAAAAGCGTTCGGCGAGCTGGTCGAGGCGCGCCGCCACACGCCATCGTTCAGCGCAGACGAAGTCGCCGGCCTGATCGCAGACAAGGCCAATATCGCGATTCTCGATGTCCGCCGCTTCGACGAATACGCCACCATGAACATCCCGGGCTCGGTCAGCGTGCCCGGTGCGGAGCTCGTGCTGCGCGCAGGGATCGCGGCGCCCGACCCTGATACCACGATCATCGTCAACTGCGCCGGCCGCACGCGCTCGATTATCGGCACGCAGTCGCTGATCAATGCAGGTGTCCCCAACAAGGTGCGCGCGCTGCGCAACGGAACGATCGGATGGACGCTGGCCAGGCACGAACTCGACCACGGCTCCGCGCGACGCGGCGGCATCGGTCCGTTCGACGGCGCCGAGGCCAATGCCCGCGACGTCGCCTACCGCGCCGGCGTTCGCCACATCGGGGCAGACGCAATGCAGGCGCTGTCAGCGCAGGGCGGCCGTACGCTCTACCGCTTCGACGTGCGCGATGCGGAGGAGTACGCGCGCGGCCATCTAGCGGGCTTTCGCCACTATGCCGGCGGCCAGCTCGTCCAGGAGATCGACATGGCCGCGCCCGTCCGCGGCGCGCGCATCGTGCTTACCGACGACAGGCGCGTCCGCGCCGACATGACGGCATCGTGGCTCGCGCAGATGGGATGGGAGGTCTATGTCCTCGAAGGCGGCTATGACGGCGCGCTGGAGGTTGGCCCGCCGATCGTCCTGCCCAAGCCCGATCCGGCGCATCGTTACCGGCGTCCGTATGAAGGCACCGACGTCGCCGAGCGCGCGATGCAGGCCTATCTCGATTGGGAATACGGTCTGGTCGAGCAGCTCCGCCGCGACGGGACGCATGGATTCTTCGTGATTTAA
- a CDS encoding dihydrodipicolinate synthase family protein has translation MAEAIRGFWVASATPLTADGQVDNAQLARHALQLFGKGVDGVVLFGTTGEGTSFNVAERVATVEALLKAGVAAPRIGIGGGFPAVSDAVALTRGVLSLGINHVLYLPPYFDRSVTPEGIEDAFAAIIDGVADDRLRAYLYHIPQVSGVAIPPPVAASLRKRYGKVVAGLKDSSGDFRQFQTFRAAAPELAITVGNEADIARAVAAGGAGTICGMANVVPDLVKGMLRGADVEARMQAAIDVVIKTPSFLPTLKAILAAQTGDAGWLRVRPPLRPLSDGTAFKLKLDELTSPAIA, from the coding sequence ATGGCGGAAGCGATTCGTGGATTCTGGGTGGCGTCGGCCACCCCCCTGACGGCTGACGGTCAGGTCGATAACGCCCAGCTCGCCCGGCACGCCCTCCAATTGTTCGGCAAGGGTGTCGACGGCGTCGTGCTGTTCGGCACCACCGGCGAGGGCACTTCGTTCAATGTCGCCGAGCGTGTCGCGACCGTGGAGGCGCTGCTGAAGGCCGGCGTTGCCGCGCCCCGCATCGGCATCGGCGGCGGTTTCCCGGCGGTCAGCGACGCCGTCGCGTTGACCCGTGGCGTGCTGAGCCTCGGCATCAACCACGTGCTGTACCTGCCGCCCTATTTCGATCGCAGCGTCACGCCCGAAGGCATCGAGGACGCGTTTGCCGCGATCATCGACGGCGTGGCCGACGATCGCTTGCGCGCTTACCTCTATCACATCCCGCAGGTCTCGGGCGTTGCCATTCCGCCGCCGGTCGCAGCGAGCCTGCGCAAGCGCTACGGCAAGGTCGTTGCGGGCCTGAAGGATTCCAGCGGCGATTTCCGCCAATTCCAGACATTCCGTGCCGCCGCTCCCGAGCTCGCGATCACCGTCGGCAATGAAGCCGACATTGCCCGCGCGGTCGCGGCCGGCGGTGCCGGCACGATCTGCGGCATGGCCAATGTCGTGCCCGACCTCGTCAAAGGCATGCTGCGCGGCGCCGATGTCGAAGCGCGCATGCAGGCGGCGATCGACGTCGTGATCAAGACGCCATCATTCCTGCCGACACTGAAAGCCATCCTCGCCGCTCAGACGGGCGACGCCGGCTGGCTGCGCGTGCGTCCGCCGCTGCGCCCGCTCTCGGACGGAACGGCGTTCAAGCTGAAGCTGGATGAACTGACGAGCCCTGCCATCGCGTGA
- a CDS encoding ABC transporter substrate-binding protein produces MRRRDFTAGLLLAAAMRPAHAQRQDAPRRIGILSPGRSEPPDPTFNMLNAFLKGLSELGYTEGKNLVVERQFANGSSDRLRELAAELAGRKPDIIVTISTTAARPARQATSTIPIVAIGMADPVADELVASLARPGGNVTGTTFLGPELVAKRLQLLQEVVPGLSRVAALLHPNAYSERTMAGIRSEMEVAARTLGLQLQLVPAANPDQIAGAFEAMTSARAQALIVMPSPMLFGEYRRIAAAAASSRFPAMGAAREFADFGGLMAYGANQSDLARQTAAHADRIFKGAKPAELPVEQPIKFELVINLRTARELGLTVARAFLLVADDVIE; encoded by the coding sequence ATGAGGCGGCGGGACTTCACGGCCGGTCTGTTGCTTGCAGCCGCAATGCGGCCGGCACACGCACAGCGTCAGGACGCGCCGCGCCGGATCGGCATTCTGTCGCCTGGCCGCTCCGAGCCTCCCGATCCCACCTTCAACATGCTCAACGCCTTCCTGAAGGGGTTGAGCGAGCTTGGCTACACGGAGGGCAAGAACCTCGTTGTGGAGCGCCAATTCGCCAATGGAAGCTCCGACCGGCTGCGCGAGCTGGCGGCCGAGCTGGCCGGGCGCAAGCCGGACATCATCGTCACGATCAGCACGACCGCGGCGCGGCCGGCACGTCAGGCAACGAGCACGATTCCCATCGTGGCAATCGGCATGGCCGATCCGGTTGCCGACGAGCTGGTGGCGAGCCTGGCACGGCCGGGCGGCAACGTGACGGGCACGACGTTCCTCGGACCGGAGCTGGTCGCCAAACGTCTTCAATTGTTGCAAGAGGTCGTTCCCGGCCTCTCCCGCGTGGCGGCGCTGCTGCATCCCAATGCCTATAGCGAGCGCACCATGGCGGGTATCCGGAGCGAGATGGAGGTCGCGGCCCGGACGCTGGGCCTGCAGCTTCAACTTGTGCCGGCGGCAAATCCCGACCAGATCGCCGGCGCCTTCGAGGCGATGACGAGCGCGCGCGCCCAGGCGCTCATCGTCATGCCGAGCCCGATGCTGTTCGGCGAATACAGGCGCATTGCCGCCGCTGCGGCGAGCAGCCGGTTTCCGGCGATGGGGGCCGCCCGGGAGTTCGCGGATTTTGGAGGCCTCATGGCCTATGGCGCGAACCAGTCCGATCTCGCGCGGCAGACGGCCGCCCATGCCGACAGGATCTTCAAAGGTGCAAAGCCGGCGGAGCTGCCCGTCGAGCAGCCGATCAAGTTCGAGCTGGTGATCAATCTCAGGACGGCGCGCGAGCTGGGCCTGACCGTTGCCCGCGCGTTCCTGCTGGTGGCCGACGACGTGATCGAGTGA
- a CDS encoding GntR family transcriptional regulator: MKSLKLDSPKSLSQRVMLRLREAIIDGEFALGAAISEEMVAQSFGVSRTPVREAMGLLQAQGLVVIRPQVGSFVFTPSAEDIAALCSFRTVIEPKAAQLAYRHDHAGTIAAIEAAMDSMAQAFAAKDRIAYGHADTALHEAFFAHCGNRYLEESYQLVSGRVAALRTNVSSPIDVETQASFDEHRTLVQLFSRGDLDAFAKLMTTHINNSGLTYTKVLNVG, from the coding sequence ATGAAGTCGCTGAAGCTCGATTCGCCGAAATCGCTGTCGCAGCGGGTGATGCTGCGGCTGCGCGAGGCCATTATCGACGGCGAGTTCGCGCTTGGTGCGGCCATCTCGGAAGAGATGGTCGCACAGTCCTTCGGCGTCAGCCGCACCCCGGTGCGGGAGGCGATGGGCCTGTTGCAGGCGCAGGGACTGGTGGTGATCCGCCCGCAGGTTGGCAGCTTCGTGTTCACGCCGAGCGCGGAGGACATCGCAGCGCTCTGCTCCTTCAGGACCGTGATCGAGCCCAAGGCCGCCCAACTCGCTTATCGTCACGATCATGCCGGCACGATCGCGGCGATCGAGGCTGCGATGGATTCGATGGCGCAGGCCTTTGCGGCAAAGGACCGGATCGCCTATGGGCACGCGGACACGGCGCTGCACGAGGCCTTCTTCGCACATTGCGGCAATCGCTATCTCGAGGAATCCTACCAGCTCGTCTCCGGCCGCGTCGCAGCGCTGCGCACCAATGTGAGCTCGCCGATTGACGTCGAAACCCAGGCCTCGTTCGACGAGCACCGCACGCTGGTGCAACTATTCTCGCGCGGCGATCTCGATGCTTTTGCAAAGCTGATGACGACGCACATCAACAATTCGGGCCTGACCTACACGAAAGTGTTGAACGTCGGTTGA
- a CDS encoding FAD-binding oxidoreductase: MDAMTLPERSEHLLGALQRRLGPQAVLVDADVPARNCNDWSASLPNRPRAVIRPVDAAGVADAIITCRKARLPFVPQGGLTGLCRGAAPEPGWVAISLERMVGIEEIDPASATITVKAGTPLETIQKAADEAGFFFPLDLGSRGSCAIGGNLSTNAGGNRVIRYGMTRELVLGLEVVLPDGTVMTSLNKLLKNNAGYDLKHLFIGSEGTLGIITRVVLRLFPKPRSTMAALCALKDYSAVVALLDAARSGLGPLLSAFEVMWPDYWDVITARAGVRPPVGAGHGFYVLVEAQGTDESIDAPRFQSWLEDLMERGLLADAAVAQSLAQTKAFWEVRDICAEFGQVLGPHNAYDIGLAVGRMDEFATRCKADLANGIAGCESVYYGHIGDGNLHLVSWVTGLPIERQPKAEMDAIIYGLVREMGGSVSAEHGIGTLKKQWLGHARSEAEIALMRTLKAALDPDQLLNPGKVI; this comes from the coding sequence ATGGACGCGATGACGCTGCCCGAACGATCCGAGCACCTGCTCGGCGCCCTGCAACGCCGGCTGGGCCCGCAGGCCGTCTTGGTCGATGCCGATGTGCCCGCGCGCAATTGCAACGACTGGAGCGCGAGCTTGCCCAATCGTCCGCGCGCGGTGATCCGTCCGGTCGATGCCGCTGGCGTCGCCGACGCCATCATCACCTGCCGCAAGGCGCGCCTGCCCTTCGTGCCCCAGGGCGGCCTGACCGGCTTGTGTCGCGGCGCCGCGCCCGAGCCGGGCTGGGTCGCGATCTCGCTGGAGCGCATGGTCGGCATCGAGGAGATCGATCCGGCGTCCGCGACCATCACAGTGAAGGCAGGCACGCCGCTGGAGACGATTCAGAAGGCGGCGGACGAGGCCGGCTTCTTCTTCCCGCTGGATCTGGGGTCGCGCGGCTCGTGCGCGATCGGCGGCAACCTCTCGACCAATGCCGGCGGCAATCGCGTGATCCGCTACGGCATGACGCGCGAGCTGGTGCTCGGCCTCGAAGTCGTGCTGCCCGACGGCACGGTCATGACCAGCCTCAACAAGCTGCTCAAGAACAACGCCGGCTATGATCTGAAGCATCTCTTCATCGGTTCGGAAGGCACGCTCGGCATCATCACCCGTGTGGTGCTCCGCCTGTTTCCAAAACCGCGCTCGACCATGGCCGCGCTCTGTGCACTGAAGGATTATTCCGCCGTCGTCGCGCTGCTCGACGCCGCGCGCAGCGGGCTCGGTCCGTTGCTCTCGGCTTTCGAAGTGATGTGGCCGGATTATTGGGACGTCATCACCGCGCGCGCAGGCGTGCGGCCGCCGGTCGGCGCCGGCCACGGCTTCTATGTGCTGGTGGAGGCGCAAGGGACCGACGAGAGCATCGATGCGCCGCGCTTCCAGAGCTGGCTCGAGGATTTGATGGAGCGCGGGCTGCTTGCGGACGCGGCCGTCGCGCAATCGCTGGCCCAGACGAAAGCCTTTTGGGAAGTGCGCGACATCTGCGCCGAGTTCGGCCAAGTGCTGGGCCCGCACAATGCCTACGACATCGGCCTTGCCGTCGGCCGCATGGACGAGTTCGCCACGCGCTGCAAGGCTGATCTCGCCAACGGCATCGCGGGTTGCGAGAGTGTCTATTACGGCCATATCGGAGACGGCAATCTGCACCTCGTGTCCTGGGTGACGGGACTTCCGATCGAGCGGCAGCCGAAGGCCGAGATGGACGCGATCATCTACGGCCTGGTGCGCGAGATGGGCGGCAGCGTCTCCGCCGAGCACGGCATCGGCACGCTGAAGAAGCAATGGCTGGGACACGCGCGCAGTGAGGCCGAGATCGCCCTGATGCGCACGCTCAAGGCCGCGCTCGATCCGGATCAGCTGCTCAATCCCGGCAAGGTCATCTAA
- the serA gene encoding phosphoglycerate dehydrogenase, which produces MPANGQNPARDAKVLLLEGVNDSAVDLLRGAGFANVERLTKALDGEALRQAMHGTSLLGIRSRTQLTAEVLAVADQLLAVGCFSVGTNQVDLSAARKRGIPVFNAPFSNTRSVAELVIGEIVMLLRRIFPRSVEAHDGGWDKSATGSREVRGRTLGIIGYGNIGSQLSTLAEAMGMRVIYFDRTDKLRHGNTEPVEKLEELLALSDVVSLHVPETPATAGMIGERELRAMKPGSFLINNSRGTVVDLDALAGALRDGHIAGAAIDVFPVEPSSNSDRFKSPVQGLENVILTPHIGGSTEEAQERIGGEVARKLVDYFVTGSTMGAVNFPEVQLHLRPTGVRFSHVHRNVPGMLRRLNEVFLQRDVNIAAQYLETDGDLGYVVLDADLMGQDAQALLRQIRALEGTIGARLVFEH; this is translated from the coding sequence ATGCCAGCCAACGGCCAAAACCCCGCTCGCGACGCGAAAGTGCTGCTGCTCGAAGGCGTCAATGACAGCGCCGTCGACCTGCTCAGGGGCGCCGGCTTTGCCAATGTCGAGCGGTTGACCAAGGCGCTCGATGGCGAGGCGCTGCGGCAGGCCATGCACGGCACCTCGCTGCTCGGCATCCGCTCCCGCACCCAGCTCACGGCGGAGGTCCTCGCGGTCGCCGACCAACTGCTTGCGGTCGGTTGCTTCAGCGTCGGCACCAACCAGGTCGACCTTTCGGCCGCGCGCAAGCGCGGCATTCCCGTGTTCAATGCGCCGTTCTCCAACACCCGAAGTGTGGCCGAGCTCGTGATCGGCGAGATCGTGATGCTGCTGCGCCGGATCTTTCCGCGCTCGGTCGAGGCGCATGACGGCGGATGGGACAAGTCGGCGACCGGCAGTCGCGAGGTGCGCGGCCGCACGCTCGGCATCATCGGCTATGGCAATATCGGCTCGCAGCTCTCCACGCTGGCCGAAGCCATGGGCATGCGCGTCATCTATTTCGACCGCACCGACAAGCTCCGCCACGGCAACACCGAGCCCGTCGAGAAGCTCGAGGAGCTCCTGGCGCTGAGCGACGTGGTCAGCCTGCACGTGCCCGAGACGCCGGCGACCGCGGGCATGATCGGGGAGAGGGAATTGCGGGCGATGAAGCCGGGCTCATTCCTGATCAACAACAGCCGCGGCACGGTGGTCGATCTCGACGCTCTGGCTGGAGCGTTGCGCGACGGTCACATTGCGGGCGCTGCCATCGACGTGTTTCCGGTCGAGCCGTCGTCGAACTCCGATCGCTTCAAGAGCCCGGTGCAAGGACTGGAGAACGTCATCCTCACGCCGCATATCGGCGGCTCCACGGAGGAGGCGCAGGAGCGGATCGGCGGCGAGGTCGCGCGCAAGCTCGTCGACTATTTCGTCACCGGCTCCACCATGGGTGCGGTGAATTTCCCCGAGGTGCAGTTGCATTTGCGCCCCACCGGTGTCCGCTTCAGCCACGTCCATCGCAACGTGCCGGGCATGCTGCGGCGGCTGAACGAGGTGTTCCTGCAACGCGACGTCAACATCGCCGCGCAATATCTCGAGACCGACGGCGATCTCGGCTATGTCGTGCTCGACGCCGATCTGATGGGGCAGGACGCCCAGGCGCTGCTTCGGCAGATCCGCGCCCTCGAAGGTACCATCGGTGCGCGGCTGGTGTTCGAGCATTAG
- a CDS encoding patatin-like phospholipase family protein gives MDRDPVLIDLALQGGGSHGAFTWGVLDRLLEEKWLEIAAISGTSAGAMNAAVLADGWTAGGTEGAREALDTYWRRVSRAAAFSPLQRSPLDRLMGRWTLDTSPAYIFTDLMSRLLSPYDLNPLGYNPLREVLAESIDFERLARSPIKLFITATRVRTGRGRIFRNAEITADVLLASACLPTMFRAIEIDGEPYWDGGFAGNPTITPLIRESDAHDTILVQINPTERTDAPRTAADILNRLNEISFNSPLMKELRMIALLRQAADPGSGEGARWAKMRTHRVTSDMLAKFGSSSKLNAEWEFVSMLRAEGRQAAGEFLDNHGADIGKRTTADLDVLLSEC, from the coding sequence ATGGACCGCGATCCCGTCCTCATCGATCTCGCGCTCCAGGGCGGCGGCTCGCACGGCGCCTTCACCTGGGGCGTGCTCGACCGGCTGCTCGAAGAGAAATGGCTCGAGATCGCCGCGATCTCCGGAACCTCCGCAGGCGCGATGAATGCCGCGGTGCTTGCCGACGGATGGACGGCAGGCGGCACTGAGGGCGCGCGCGAGGCGCTCGATACCTATTGGCGCCGTGTGTCCCGTGCGGCGGCCTTCAGTCCGCTCCAGCGCTCGCCGCTCGACCGGCTGATGGGCCGCTGGACACTCGACACCTCGCCCGCCTACATCTTCACCGACCTGATGTCGCGGCTGTTGTCGCCCTACGACCTCAATCCGCTCGGCTACAATCCGCTGCGCGAGGTGCTGGCCGAGAGCATCGACTTCGAACGGCTGGCGCGCTCGCCGATCAAGTTGTTCATCACCGCGACGCGGGTGCGGACCGGGCGCGGACGCATCTTCCGCAACGCCGAGATCACGGCCGACGTGCTGCTGGCGTCTGCCTGCCTGCCGACCATGTTCCGCGCGATCGAGATCGACGGCGAGCCCTATTGGGACGGCGGCTTTGCGGGTAACCCGACCATCACGCCGCTCATTCGAGAGAGCGACGCACACGACACCATACTGGTGCAGATCAATCCGACCGAGCGCACCGACGCGCCGCGGACGGCCGCTGACATCCTCAATCGCCTCAACGAAATCTCCTTCAATTCGCCGCTGATGAAGGAGCTGCGCATGATCGCGCTGCTCCGCCAGGCAGCCGACCCTGGCAGCGGCGAGGGCGCGCGCTGGGCCAAAATGCGGACCCACCGCGTCACGAGCGACATGCTGGCGAAGTTCGGGTCCTCCTCCAAGCTCAATGCGGAATGGGAATTCGTCTCGATGCTCCGTGCCGAGGGGCGGCAGGCGGCCGGCGAATTTCTCGACAATCACGGGGCCGATATCGGCAAGCGTACCACCGCCGATCTAGACGTGCTGCTGTCGGAGTGTTGA